The following proteins come from a genomic window of Synechococcus sp. NB0720_010:
- a CDS encoding sensor histidine kinase, whose translation MAPRRLLSTPRKLANRLALLSALQLVLVGGSLSVLSFAIGRRSGLEISETYRQNASVVELSTRLSRKLSYPRWINTLNLAWLEQNPGRVSEYAAMAERFWNQMRAFPVDYINYGGADGRFIGMERSDDGELLLNEDTSRSGRGSMAVYAMKQGQRGELLERIPGMTETHEEAWYTDTAKAGKPLWSSIYAWEDQPEIFSISYNAPLFGANRNLLGVVGVDMVLSQLSTWLEQVWKGRDGLALIVEPDGTLVASSRPSQTLSRSKGQVERSRLAALSDPMAQALHQRLKGGANGKPERAQINGNPYSLVATPWGTDEGLNWILLTSLTVEPGTAAADRNALIALLASAGALAGAAAMTNRQIRSLLYPLRQLESTSEQLSQKLSQATSQLQPESLQFHSGVTEQSGEELVSLDGALRQLVDGYNRLTSELREREASLAEAREKERYRDAQTLALLKDKLRSSLQAAAVAHEINQPLSVLLLNSQLLIKQTENVDLSALPSGWKQQVEGIRHEADRVVLTIEKMRALLRNVQTEHQRLNLREISQSALLYARSGGSTARVAIDSMALEREDAPAWIEGDAVQIQIAIVNLLRNAAEALIDAQTAKPWIGISIEAQGDGWCLEVADNGPGLPQSLLDQLPLQTSKASGSGLGLFVVQTTMENHSGQLDVATSPQGGALLRLRFPALPSSGD comes from the coding sequence ATGGCTCCACGTCGCTTGCTGAGCACCCCCAGAAAACTGGCCAATCGGCTGGCCCTGCTGAGCGCGCTTCAGCTCGTGCTCGTCGGAGGCAGCCTCAGCGTGCTGAGTTTCGCCATCGGCCGACGCAGCGGCCTGGAGATCAGCGAGACCTATCGCCAAAACGCCTCGGTGGTGGAACTCTCGACGCGTCTCTCCCGCAAGCTCAGCTACCCCCGCTGGATCAACACCCTCAACCTCGCCTGGCTGGAGCAAAACCCAGGACGTGTTTCGGAGTATGCGGCGATGGCCGAGCGCTTCTGGAACCAGATGCGTGCCTTCCCCGTGGATTACATCAACTACGGCGGAGCCGACGGCCGTTTCATCGGCATGGAGCGCAGCGATGACGGAGAGCTGCTGCTCAACGAAGACACCAGTCGCAGCGGCCGGGGATCGATGGCTGTCTATGCAATGAAGCAGGGACAACGGGGTGAGCTGCTGGAGCGCATTCCAGGCATGACCGAAACCCACGAGGAAGCCTGGTACACCGACACGGCCAAAGCAGGCAAACCCCTCTGGAGTTCGATTTACGCCTGGGAAGACCAGCCCGAGATTTTCTCGATCTCCTACAACGCGCCCCTCTTTGGAGCCAACCGCAACCTGCTTGGGGTGGTGGGGGTCGACATGGTTCTCTCCCAACTGAGCACCTGGCTCGAGCAGGTCTGGAAGGGCCGCGATGGTTTGGCCTTGATCGTGGAGCCCGACGGCACCCTGGTGGCGAGCTCAAGACCCAGCCAAACCCTCAGCCGCAGTAAGGGCCAGGTGGAGCGCTCCCGATTGGCCGCGCTGAGCGACCCGATGGCGCAAGCCCTCCATCAACGGCTCAAGGGGGGAGCCAACGGCAAACCCGAGCGCGCCCAAATCAATGGCAATCCCTATTCCCTAGTGGCCACGCCCTGGGGCACCGATGAAGGACTGAATTGGATCCTGCTGACCAGCCTCACGGTGGAGCCCGGCACGGCCGCTGCTGACCGGAACGCCCTCATCGCCTTGCTGGCCTCAGCCGGAGCCCTGGCCGGAGCGGCAGCCATGACCAACAGACAGATCCGCAGCCTGCTCTATCCCTTACGCCAGCTCGAGAGCACCTCCGAGCAACTCAGCCAGAAGCTCAGTCAAGCCACATCACAACTGCAGCCGGAGAGTTTGCAGTTCCACAGCGGCGTGACCGAGCAGTCCGGAGAAGAACTGGTCTCTCTGGATGGAGCCCTACGGCAACTGGTGGATGGCTACAACCGCCTCACCAGCGAGCTGAGGGAACGGGAAGCCAGCCTGGCGGAAGCGCGAGAGAAAGAGCGCTACCGCGATGCCCAAACCCTGGCGCTGCTGAAAGACAAGTTGCGCAGCAGTTTGCAGGCTGCGGCCGTGGCCCACGAAATCAATCAACCGCTCAGCGTCTTGCTGCTCAACAGCCAGCTGCTGATCAAGCAGACGGAGAACGTCGACCTCAGCGCGCTCCCCAGCGGCTGGAAGCAACAGGTGGAGGGCATTCGCCACGAAGCCGATCGCGTCGTGCTCACGATCGAGAAGATGCGTGCCCTGCTGAGGAACGTCCAGACGGAGCATCAGCGCCTGAACCTGCGGGAGATCAGCCAGAGCGCCCTGCTCTACGCCCGCTCGGGGGGCAGCACGGCCCGCGTGGCCATCGACAGCATGGCCCTGGAACGCGAGGACGCCCCCGCCTGGATTGAAGGCGATGCGGTGCAGATCCAAATCGCAATCGTCAACCTGCTGCGCAACGCCGCCGAGGCCCTGATCGACGCCCAGACTGCCAAGCCCTGGATTGGCATCAGCATCGAGGCCCAAGGAGATGGATGGTGCCTGGAGGTCGCCGACAACGGACCGGGCCTGCCGCAAAGCCTGCTCGATCAACTCCCCCTGCAAACCAGCAAAGCCAGCGGCAGTGGCCTGGGGCTGTTTGTGGTGCAAACCACCATGGAGAACCACAGCGGCCAGCTGGACGTTGCCACCAGCCCCCAAGGAGGCGCCTTGCTGCGGCTGCGCTTCCCTGCCCTACCCAGTTCTGGGGATTGA
- a CDS encoding response regulator transcription factor codes for MFLQLLRSLLEAMAGIEVIGSATSCQEAQELCELDAPDLLVLDLALPDGEGLDVARALHRRSPESKVVVLSGQASSFVCPPELLSQICGVVDKTAAFQQLHQVLEQLVPQPIATLTPRQQEIYALIGRGLSNKEISKETALSIATVETHRKAIAQKLGLSGAELVHQASRLAPLTIAQDT; via the coding sequence ATGTTTCTTCAGCTGCTGCGCTCGCTACTGGAAGCCATGGCCGGCATTGAAGTGATCGGCTCAGCGACCAGCTGCCAAGAAGCCCAGGAGCTCTGCGAGCTGGATGCACCCGACCTGCTTGTGCTCGATCTGGCCCTGCCGGATGGTGAGGGATTGGACGTTGCCCGGGCCCTGCATCGGCGGTCGCCGGAGTCCAAGGTTGTGGTGCTCTCCGGCCAGGCCTCCAGCTTTGTCTGTCCGCCTGAGCTCCTGAGCCAAATCTGCGGCGTTGTGGACAAGACAGCCGCCTTCCAGCAACTGCATCAGGTTCTCGAGCAACTGGTGCCGCAACCCATCGCAACGCTGACACCGCGCCAACAGGAGATCTATGCCCTGATTGGCCGAGGCCTCAGCAATAAGGAGATCTCGAAAGAGACCGCCCTATCGATCGCCACGGTGGAAACCCACCGCAAAGCCATCGCCCAGAAATTGGGACTCTCTGGCGCCGAACTGGTGCACCAAGCCTCGCGGCTCGCCCCCCTCACCATTGCCCAAGACACCTAG